In Polaribacter sp. Hel_I_88, the following proteins share a genomic window:
- a CDS encoding DUF819 domain-containing protein → MSEPIFTNDAIVFGVLMISLGFVFYTESKTSGFWFKFYKIVPGLFMAYFIPAIFTTIGLISPEWETTNSVGETVSGKSELYYVASRFLLPAALVLMTLSIDLKAIFNLGSKALIMFFTGTIGIVIGGPIAILLISIFSPETVGGADFDAVWRGLSTLAGSWIGGGANQTAMLEIYKFNPAKYGAMVFVDIVIANIWMAVILIGIGKKDKIDKWLGADTSAIEELKQKVILFSDKVKRNPSLTDLMIMLAIAFGTVGFGHFASKYLGAFFSDFVASIASQTWRNIFSFLGSSFFWLISISTIVAIILSFTKAKNYEGAGASKLGSVFIYILVATIGMKMDLLMILDNVGLIAIGLVWMSIHAGLLILIAKLIKAPYFFLAVGSQANVGGAASAPIVAQAFHPSLATVGVLLAVFGYAIGTIGAIACTILMELSATL, encoded by the coding sequence ATGTCTGAACCCATATTTACAAATGATGCCATTGTTTTTGGTGTTTTAATGATTTCTTTAGGATTTGTTTTTTACACAGAAAGTAAAACTTCTGGGTTTTGGTTCAAGTTTTATAAAATTGTGCCAGGTTTATTTATGGCATATTTTATTCCTGCAATTTTTACAACAATTGGTTTGATTTCTCCTGAATGGGAAACTACAAATTCAGTTGGCGAAACCGTTTCTGGAAAATCAGAATTATATTATGTTGCAAGTCGTTTTTTATTACCAGCAGCACTAGTTTTAATGACGTTAAGTATCGATTTAAAAGCCATTTTTAACCTTGGTTCTAAAGCCTTGATTATGTTTTTTACAGGAACTATTGGTATTGTTATTGGTGGTCCAATTGCCATTTTATTAATTTCAATTTTCTCGCCAGAAACAGTTGGTGGTGCAGATTTTGATGCTGTTTGGAGAGGACTTTCCACACTTGCAGGAAGTTGGATTGGTGGTGGTGCCAATCAAACTGCCATGTTAGAAATTTACAAGTTCAACCCTGCAAAATATGGTGCTATGGTTTTTGTTGATATTGTAATCGCTAATATTTGGATGGCAGTAATATTGATAGGAATAGGCAAAAAAGACAAAATCGATAAATGGCTTGGTGCAGATACTTCTGCAATCGAAGAATTAAAACAAAAAGTAATTCTTTTTTCTGATAAAGTAAAAAGAAACCCAAGTTTAACAGATTTAATGATTATGCTAGCCATTGCTTTTGGTACTGTTGGTTTTGGGCATTTTGCTTCAAAATATTTGGGCGCTTTTTTCAGTGATTTTGTTGCTTCGATTGCCTCTCAAACTTGGCGAAATATTTTCTCATTTTTAGGTTCAAGTTTTTTCTGGTTGATTAGTATTTCTACAATAGTTGCTATTATTTTATCATTTACAAAAGCTAAAAATTACGAAGGTGCAGGAGCCAGCAAATTAGGAAGCGTTTTTATTTACATTTTAGTTGCCACCATTGGTATGAAAATGGATTTATTAATGATTTTAGACAATGTTGGCTTAATTGCTATTGGGTTAGTTTGGATGTCGATCCACGCAGGTTTATTAATTTTGATTGCCAAATTAATTAAAGCTCCTTACTTCTTTTTAGCTGTGGGAAGTCAGGCAAATGTTGGTGGTGCAGCCTCTGCTCCTATTGTTGCACAAGCTTTTCATCCATCATTAGCCACTGTTGGTGTTTTATTAGCTGTTTTTGGGTATGCTATAGGAACCATTGGTGCAATTGCTTGTACTATTTTGATGGAATTATCAGCAACTTTATAA
- a CDS encoding T9SS type A sorting domain-containing protein: protein MKKITLLLALLITSIGFSQAPTTAPDAPSARDAANVVSIFTQTTDANTKVYADIAANLNPNWGETSGRVEFPAIAGDLAIKIPSFNYQGIDFDNNRQNLVGFEKAHIDIWTNNATVGFSLIWAGGEQAVSIAAKPGEWQSLEIDLSQWPNADLSTIRQLKFDGGNGTTDEIYIDNLFFSKPPADPLKDATLSDLKVEGVTISGFSAATTSYTYEVQIGTTTAPSITDATTTNSGASAVINQATSVPGDATVVVTASNGTDTKTYTVSIVATLPNASPTPSTYGTHLALQDNITDTGTFTNFWNADDFFGATPTFPDLDATSAVNNVAKINLAIGWGGGITSGGITTTDVSDYDTVHIDYFIPSSEAAGSLGHQFYLDLISRTGGANSEAFYGFGTTVSSAGNASEVVDEVIVFDSWQSIDIPLATFAGKGFDVTTFFQFKIGASSDLRTKLGYFDNIYFYKASTLNTESNELLGFSMFPNPATDRLNISAKETIQNADIFNVLGKKVMSVDVNDTKTSINISNLSSGIYLVKYNVGNTTGTAKFIKQ from the coding sequence ATGAAAAAAATTACTTTATTATTAGCCTTATTGATAACTTCAATTGGGTTTTCACAAGCACCAACTACAGCACCTGATGCACCTTCTGCTAGAGATGCAGCAAATGTTGTGTCAATTTTTACACAAACTACAGATGCCAATACAAAAGTGTATGCTGATATTGCCGCTAATTTAAACCCTAATTGGGGTGAGACTTCTGGTAGAGTAGAATTTCCAGCTATTGCTGGTGATTTGGCTATAAAAATACCAAGCTTTAATTATCAAGGTATAGATTTTGACAATAATAGACAAAATCTTGTAGGATTTGAAAAGGCACATATTGATATTTGGACTAATAATGCAACTGTTGGTTTTTCTCTAATTTGGGCTGGTGGAGAACAAGCAGTAAGTATTGCAGCAAAACCAGGAGAATGGCAATCTTTAGAGATTGATTTGTCTCAATGGCCAAATGCAGATTTAAGTACTATTAGACAGTTAAAATTTGATGGAGGTAATGGAACTACAGATGAAATTTATATCGATAATTTGTTCTTTTCAAAGCCACCTGCTGATCCATTAAAAGATGCTACTTTAAGCGATTTAAAAGTTGAAGGAGTAACTATATCTGGTTTTTCAGCTGCAACTACTTCTTATACTTATGAAGTTCAAATAGGTACAACAACTGCACCAAGTATTACAGATGCCACAACAACAAACTCTGGAGCATCAGCAGTTATAAATCAAGCAACATCAGTGCCAGGTGATGCTACTGTAGTTGTAACCGCATCAAATGGTACAGATACTAAAACTTATACTGTATCTATTGTGGCTACGTTACCAAATGCATCTCCAACACCTTCAACTTATGGAACTCATTTAGCTTTACAAGATAATATAACAGACACAGGTACATTTACAAATTTCTGGAATGCTGATGATTTTTTTGGTGCAACACCTACTTTTCCAGATTTAGATGCAACTTCAGCAGTAAATAATGTAGCTAAAATCAATCTTGCGATTGGTTGGGGAGGTGGAATTACATCTGGAGGAATTACTACCACAGATGTTTCTGATTATGATACGGTTCATATTGATTATTTCATTCCTAGTAGTGAGGCAGCAGGTTCACTTGGTCATCAATTTTATTTAGATTTGATATCTAGAACTGGTGGAGCAAATTCTGAGGCTTTTTATGGTTTTGGAACTACTGTTAGCAGTGCAGGTAATGCTTCTGAAGTGGTTGATGAGGTTATAGTTTTTGATTCTTGGCAAAGTATAGATATTCCTTTAGCTACTTTCGCTGGGAAAGGGTTTGATGTTACTACGTTTTTTCAGTTTAAAATTGGTGCTTCTTCAGATTTAAGAACAAAACTGGGTTATTTTGATAATATTTATTTTTACAAAGCTTCTACTCTTAATACAGAAAGTAATGAATTATTAGGATTCTCAATGTTTCCAAATCCAGCAACTGATAGATTAAATATTTCTGCTAAAGAAACAATTCAGAATGCAGATATATTTAATGTTTTAGGTAAAAAAGTAATGAGTGTAGATGTAAATGACACAAAAACTTCAATAAACATATCTAACTTATCATCTGGTATTTATTTAGTGAAATACAATGTTGGTAACACAACAGGAACTGCTAAATTTATCAAGCAGTAA
- a CDS encoding glycoside hydrolase family 30 beta sandwich domain-containing protein — translation MRTIKFLVFSLFVIIMSCNTKNNTLKVDVYETSASGNNLTKVTNFSSDKNQDGLVQITLLPAEKRQTITGFGGSFTESSAYLLNKISKKNRDSIIEAYFGESGAKYSLTRTHMNSSDFSLSQYSYAPIEDDKELEHFSIKEDKDDIIPFIKDAMKVSKDGFKILSSPWTASPWMKDNKEWVGGKLLPEYYDTWALFFSKYAEAYKNEGIDIWGFTVENEPLGNGNNWESMHYTPDEMTNFVQNHLGPQLEKTHPEAKILGYDQNREHLKEWIDSQYKNEETSKYFDGTAIHWYASTYEIFPEELQYAHNKAPNKHLIQSEACVDSEIPKWKDDAWYWKKEATDWGWDWAPEKDKHLHPKYAPVNRYARDIIGCLNNYVDGWIDWNMVLNKQGGPNWFKNWCVAPIIVDEENDEVYFTPIYYTLSHFSRFIRPEASIINLENSDNDLMVTAAENQDGTIAVVVFNEGKTSKNINLSLKDKHVTIPIQGQAIQTLVIKN, via the coding sequence ATGAGAACAATTAAATTTTTAGTTTTTAGTTTATTCGTAATTATTATGAGTTGTAACACAAAAAACAATACTTTAAAAGTAGATGTCTACGAAACTTCTGCAAGTGGAAATAATTTAACCAAGGTAACTAATTTTTCTTCGGATAAAAATCAAGATGGGTTAGTTCAAATAACATTATTACCTGCAGAAAAAAGACAAACCATAACAGGTTTTGGAGGTTCGTTTACAGAATCTTCTGCGTATTTGTTAAACAAAATTAGCAAAAAAAATAGAGACTCCATTATTGAAGCTTATTTTGGTGAAAGTGGCGCAAAATACTCTTTAACAAGAACTCACATGAATTCTTCTGATTTTTCATTAAGTCAGTATTCGTATGCGCCAATTGAAGATGATAAAGAATTAGAACATTTTTCAATTAAAGAAGATAAAGACGATATAATTCCGTTTATAAAAGATGCTATGAAAGTATCTAAAGATGGTTTTAAAATTTTGTCTTCTCCTTGGACAGCTTCTCCTTGGATGAAAGATAACAAAGAATGGGTTGGAGGTAAATTATTACCTGAATATTATGATACTTGGGCGTTATTTTTCTCGAAATATGCAGAAGCATATAAAAATGAAGGAATTGATATTTGGGGTTTTACAGTAGAAAACGAACCTCTTGGAAATGGAAATAACTGGGAATCCATGCATTATACACCAGATGAAATGACAAATTTTGTGCAAAACCATTTGGGGCCACAATTAGAAAAAACACATCCAGAAGCAAAAATTTTAGGTTATGATCAAAATAGAGAACATTTAAAAGAATGGATAGATTCTCAATATAAAAATGAGGAAACATCAAAATATTTTGATGGAACAGCTATTCATTGGTATGCAAGTACGTATGAAATTTTTCCAGAGGAATTGCAATATGCGCATAACAAAGCACCTAATAAACACTTAATTCAGTCAGAAGCTTGTGTGGATTCAGAAATTCCAAAATGGAAAGATGATGCATGGTATTGGAAAAAAGAAGCAACAGATTGGGGTTGGGATTGGGCTCCAGAAAAAGACAAACATTTACACCCAAAATATGCACCTGTAAACAGATATGCAAGAGATATTATTGGTTGTTTAAACAATTATGTAGATGGTTGGATAGATTGGAATATGGTTTTAAACAAACAAGGAGGACCAAATTGGTTTAAAAACTGGTGTGTGGCTCCAATTATTGTTGATGAAGAAAATGACGAGGTTTATTTTACACCAATTTATTATACATTATCGCACTTTAGTAGATTTATAAGACCAGAAGCATCAATTATCAACCTAGAAAACTCTGATAATGATTTGATGGTAACTGCAGCAGAAAACCAAGATGGAACCATTGCAGTTGTTGTATTTAATGAAGGAAAAACTTCTAAAAATATCAATTTATCTTTAAAGGATAAACATGTAACAATACCAATTCAAGGACAAGCAATTCAGACTCTTGTAATTAAAAACTAA
- a CDS encoding DUF2490 domain-containing protein yields the protein MIKKLVVLLVFTLMMFKVKAQNAENKLGAWYMYNGSHKLTEKYSLQTMAHFRYFEVASSFQQEIYRLGVNYKFNPKMNLTLGASYSTGDLAYDVESPLLYEWRLYEDFNINSKWRKFKARHRLRLEHRFIHKNINTDETQNWFRYDLNVNYPITENWSVYAFNEIFLNLDRSEIFAQNWTGAGFLRKINKNLKVKFGYFQIKQNSRTLKRVRVGVLLNTDFF from the coding sequence ATGATTAAAAAACTTGTAGTTCTTTTGGTCTTCACTTTAATGATGTTTAAAGTGAAGGCTCAAAATGCTGAAAATAAATTAGGGGCTTGGTACATGTACAATGGTTCTCATAAATTAACAGAGAAATATTCGTTGCAAACCATGGCGCATTTTAGGTATTTTGAAGTTGCTAGCTCTTTTCAACAGGAGATTTATAGATTAGGTGTTAATTACAAATTTAATCCTAAAATGAATCTAACTTTGGGTGCAAGTTATTCCACAGGAGATTTGGCTTACGATGTTGAGTCTCCTTTATTATACGAGTGGCGTTTGTATGAAGATTTTAACATCAACAGTAAATGGAGAAAATTTAAAGCAAGACATCGTTTACGTTTGGAGCATAGATTTATTCATAAAAATATAAATACCGACGAAACTCAAAATTGGTTTCGTTATGATTTAAATGTAAATTACCCCATTACCGAAAATTGGAGCGTATATGCTTTTAATGAAATCTTTTTGAACTTAGATAGAAGTGAAATATTTGCTCAAAACTGGACAGGTGCTGGTTTTCTTCGAAAAATAAATAAAAACTTAAAAGTTAAATTTGGATATTTTCAAATTAAACAAAATAGCAGAACTCTAAAAAGAGTTCGAGTTGGTGTACTTTTAAACACAGATTTCTTTTAA
- a CDS encoding glycosyl hydrolase family 17 protein has protein sequence MSYREERKFSSKNLESNSNSLDFTESVGVDFTKYEETEDLAKLWNTTLAKGMHGICFSMYEDGQEPGDTITEEQVERRVKILKPYTKWIRSFSCIEGNEHIPRMAKKHGIKNMVGAWLGDDMDKNELEIEGLIQLAKEGCVDIAAVGNEVMYRKDLTEEQLLAYIYRVKEALKGMDIPVGYVDAYYEFSHRPNITEACDVILSNCYPYWEGCSIEHSLNHMQNMFSQASAAGHGKKVIITETGWPSQGESLRGAHSTEENAMKYFINSQAWANKDDIEIFYFSSFDESWKVGAEGVVGAYWGLWDKHEKLKF, from the coding sequence ATGTCATATAGAGAAGAACGTAAATTTTCGTCTAAAAATTTAGAATCTAATTCTAATAGTCTAGATTTTACCGAAAGTGTTGGAGTAGATTTTACTAAATACGAGGAAACTGAAGATTTAGCAAAACTTTGGAATACTACTTTGGCAAAAGGAATGCATGGAATCTGTTTTAGTATGTACGAAGATGGTCAAGAACCAGGAGATACAATTACTGAGGAGCAAGTAGAAAGAAGAGTAAAAATTTTAAAACCATACACAAAATGGATTCGTTCTTTTTCTTGTATAGAAGGGAATGAACACATACCAAGAATGGCTAAAAAACATGGAATAAAAAACATGGTTGGTGCTTGGTTAGGTGATGATATGGATAAAAACGAACTAGAAATAGAAGGTTTAATTCAATTAGCTAAAGAAGGGTGTGTAGATATTGCTGCAGTGGGTAATGAGGTAATGTACAGAAAAGATTTAACAGAAGAACAATTGTTAGCTTATATATACAGAGTAAAAGAGGCTTTAAAAGGAATGGACATTCCTGTTGGTTATGTTGATGCGTATTATGAGTTTTCTCACAGACCAAATATTACTGAAGCTTGTGATGTTATTTTGTCAAACTGTTATCCTTATTGGGAAGGTTGTAGTATAGAACATTCTTTAAATCATATGCAAAATATGTTTAGTCAAGCAAGTGCTGCTGGACATGGAAAAAAAGTAATTATTACTGAAACAGGCTGGCCAAGTCAAGGAGAAAGTTTAAGAGGCGCACATTCTACTGAAGAAAACGCCATGAAATATTTTATCAATTCACAAGCTTGGGCAAATAAAGATGATATAGAGATATTTTATTTTTCATCTTTTGATGAATCTTGGAAAGTTGGAGCAGAAGGTGTTGTTGGTGCTTATTGGGGACTTTGGGATAAACATGAAAAATTGAAGTTTTAG
- a CDS encoding MFS transporter: MSNNQTKSGKVPMGQKIAFGLGMLANQMFPAALGIFMVVLIQNYEFPTWMWGILFFLPRIFDSITDPIMGFISDNTRSIWGRRRQYVLLGALIMGISFSLLWQLYVVDGVSYNFTYFLIWSLVFYLGLTIFSVPYVAMGYEMSDDFHERTNIMATAQWIGQWAWVIAPWFWVVMYDDSWFGDTTETTRTLGIWVGVIFAVCAMIPAFFIKSKSTIDDDTLTPLTLKTIGGSLKEIIENFKEAFKIEQFRKLCFSTFLIYNAFNVVAGFSFFIVVYYLFNGDAGAAGLWPTLLGSIGALSTTFLVIPIVAKLSGTVGKKKAFMISQGISVLGYIMLWFLFVPGKPYLFLFALPFFSFGIGSLFTLMMSMTSDVIDIDELNTGKRREGVFGAIYWWMVKFGFAIAGLLTGAIMTLVGFVPDTVNSEASITGIRLFYSGLPILGTLGAMLIMRGYNLTEERSLEISAELVKRKILKNAPKTSSGYGAGNLAALGLDIPLSDYKSIDFSNLSEKGIANLFSKTLHNGLKGLCFSPYTEGQDANDVLSELQISRRMDIIKPYTTSIRSFSCTNGNELIPQIAKQKGLKTIVGAWIGKDKNRNEKEIEGLIRLAKLGAVDIAAVGNEVLLRGDVSEAEIIEYINRVKKELEGLNIPVCYVDTYYEYSKRPNLVDASDIILANCYPFWEGSSIEDALLQLRQIYAITEKIAKGKEIIISETGWPSQGEAVQKADPTKLNAMKYFIQTQEWAQNENITMFHFSSFDESWKVKIEGELGARWGIWDKDEKMKYN; the protein is encoded by the coding sequence ATGAGTAACAATCAAACGAAATCAGGTAAAGTGCCTATGGGACAAAAAATTGCTTTTGGATTAGGAATGTTGGCAAATCAAATGTTTCCAGCTGCTTTGGGAATTTTTATGGTTGTTTTAATTCAAAATTACGAGTTCCCAACTTGGATGTGGGGAATTTTATTTTTTCTTCCTCGTATTTTCGATTCAATTACAGATCCAATCATGGGTTTTATATCCGATAATACAAGATCTATTTGGGGTAGAAGAAGACAATATGTTTTACTAGGAGCTTTAATAATGGGTATTTCATTTTCATTACTATGGCAATTGTATGTGGTAGATGGTGTGAGTTATAATTTCACCTATTTTTTAATCTGGTCTTTAGTTTTTTATTTAGGATTAACTATTTTTTCTGTTCCTTATGTTGCCATGGGTTATGAAATGAGTGATGATTTTCATGAACGAACAAATATTATGGCAACTGCACAATGGATTGGTCAGTGGGCTTGGGTTATTGCACCTTGGTTTTGGGTGGTTATGTATGATGATTCTTGGTTTGGAGATACCACAGAAACAACTAGAACTTTAGGGATTTGGGTGGGTGTTATTTTTGCTGTTTGTGCAATGATACCAGCTTTTTTTATTAAAAGTAAATCGACTATAGATGATGATACTCTAACGCCTTTAACATTAAAAACAATAGGAGGAAGCTTAAAAGAAATCATAGAAAATTTTAAAGAAGCTTTTAAAATTGAACAATTTAGAAAATTGTGTTTCTCAACATTTTTAATCTACAATGCTTTTAACGTAGTTGCCGGTTTTTCATTTTTTATAGTTGTTTATTATCTTTTTAATGGAGATGCTGGTGCAGCTGGTCTTTGGCCAACATTATTAGGAAGTATTGGTGCATTATCAACTACTTTTTTAGTAATACCTATCGTAGCAAAATTATCAGGAACCGTTGGTAAAAAGAAAGCTTTTATGATTTCTCAAGGAATTTCTGTACTAGGATATATAATGCTTTGGTTTTTATTTGTTCCAGGAAAACCTTATTTATTTTTGTTTGCATTGCCTTTTTTCTCTTTTGGTATTGGGAGTTTATTTACCTTAATGATGTCAATGACTTCTGATGTAATTGATATTGATGAATTAAACACAGGAAAACGAAGAGAAGGAGTTTTCGGAGCAATTTATTGGTGGATGGTTAAATTTGGTTTTGCAATTGCTGGTTTGTTGACAGGTGCAATTATGACTTTAGTTGGTTTTGTGCCAGATACCGTAAATTCTGAAGCTTCAATTACAGGTATTCGTTTATTCTATTCAGGCTTGCCAATTTTGGGAACTCTTGGAGCCATGTTGATTATGAGAGGGTATAACTTAACAGAAGAACGATCTTTAGAAATTAGCGCAGAATTAGTAAAAAGAAAAATTCTTAAAAATGCTCCTAAAACATCATCAGGTTATGGAGCAGGAAATTTAGCGGCATTAGGTTTAGACATCCCTTTAAGTGACTATAAAAGTATTGATTTTTCGAACCTATCAGAAAAAGGAATTGCAAACTTATTTTCTAAAACTTTACATAATGGTTTAAAAGGTTTGTGCTTTAGTCCTTATACAGAAGGGCAAGATGCTAATGATGTTTTGAGTGAGCTTCAAATTAGTAGAAGAATGGATATTATTAAACCGTATACAACTTCTATTCGTTCTTTTTCTTGTACAAATGGTAACGAGTTGATTCCTCAAATTGCAAAACAAAAAGGACTAAAAACCATTGTAGGTGCTTGGATTGGAAAAGATAAAAATAGGAACGAAAAAGAAATAGAAGGCTTAATTCGTTTAGCAAAATTAGGTGCTGTAGATATTGCAGCTGTTGGTAACGAAGTTTTACTAAGAGGAGATGTATCTGAAGCAGAAATTATAGAATACATCAACAGGGTTAAAAAGGAATTAGAAGGTTTAAACATTCCTGTTTGTTATGTAGACACCTATTATGAATACTCCAAAAGACCTAATCTAGTAGATGCTTCAGATATTATACTAGCAAACTGTTATCCTTTTTGGGAAGGATCAAGTATTGAAGATGCTCTCTTACAATTAAGACAGATATACGCTATAACAGAAAAAATAGCAAAAGGTAAAGAAATTATTATTTCTGAAACAGGTTGGCCAAGTCAAGGTGAAGCAGTTCAAAAAGCAGATCCTACAAAGCTAAATGCTATGAAATACTTTATTCAAACCCAAGAATGGGCTCAAAATGAAAATATTACGATGTTTCATTTCTCTTCTTTTGATGAATCTTGGAAAGTTAAAATAGAAGGAGAATTAGGAGCAAGATGGGGTATTTGGGATAAAGATGAAAAAATGAAATACAATTAA
- a CDS encoding glycosyl hydrolase family 17 protein: MTSTIKNIVILLVLIICVGCNSNKENKTAEKTIMKKALTAKDILGNPEYVAISYGGYREKSREAQPTIAQLKEDLKLMHAMGIRIIRTYNVQPKLPHAKNVLEAIHQLKKEDETFEMYVMLGAWIDCLNAWTNKAPNHDIESPQNKGEIERAVALANKYPDIVKVIAVGNEAMIRWAESYFVRPNVILKWVNHLQNLKKEGKLSKDLWITSSDDFASWGGGDPSYRVKDLEDLIKAVDYVSMHTYAYHNTHYNSEFWGVPAHEQGLSDQEKIDFAMIRSLNFAKTQYKNVSNYVKSIDSTKTIHIGETGWASISDGQYGEPGSRASDEYKQGLYYKHLREWTKESGISCFYFEAFDEQWKDAGNPEGSENHFGLFTLKGEAKYPLWDLVDNGTFKGLKRGGKSITKTFKGDKDALMKTVLVPNTEYPR, translated from the coding sequence ATGACATCAACAATAAAAAATATAGTAATTCTTTTAGTATTGATAATTTGCGTTGGATGTAACTCAAATAAAGAAAATAAAACAGCAGAAAAGACAATAATGAAGAAAGCATTAACAGCAAAAGATATTCTTGGGAATCCAGAATATGTAGCAATTTCTTATGGAGGTTACAGAGAAAAATCAAGAGAAGCACAACCTACGATTGCTCAATTAAAAGAAGATTTAAAATTGATGCATGCCATGGGTATCAGAATTATTAGAACTTATAATGTACAACCAAAATTACCTCATGCAAAAAATGTTTTAGAAGCCATTCACCAATTAAAGAAAGAAGACGAAACTTTTGAAATGTACGTAATGCTGGGTGCTTGGATAGATTGTTTAAATGCTTGGACCAACAAAGCTCCAAATCACGATATTGAAAGCCCACAAAATAAAGGAGAAATAGAAAGAGCAGTTGCTTTGGCAAACAAATATCCAGACATTGTAAAGGTAATTGCTGTAGGAAACGAAGCCATGATTCGTTGGGCAGAAAGTTATTTTGTGCGTCCAAATGTAATTTTAAAATGGGTAAATCATTTGCAAAATCTTAAAAAAGAAGGCAAGTTGTCTAAAGACTTATGGATTACAAGTTCAGATGATTTTGCTTCTTGGGGTGGAGGAGACCCAAGTTATAGAGTTAAAGATTTAGAAGATTTAATTAAAGCTGTAGATTATGTTTCTATGCACACGTATGCGTATCATAACACACATTATAATTCAGAATTTTGGGGAGTTCCAGCTCATGAACAAGGATTATCTGACCAAGAAAAAATAGATTTTGCCATGATTCGCTCTTTGAATTTTGCAAAAACACAATATAAAAATGTGTCTAATTATGTAAAAAGTATCGATTCAACCAAAACAATTCATATTGGTGAAACTGGTTGGGCATCTATTTCTGATGGACAATATGGAGAACCAGGCTCGAGAGCAAGTGACGAATATAAGCAAGGTTTGTATTATAAACATTTAAGAGAATGGACAAAAGAATCAGGTATTTCCTGTTTCTATTTTGAAGCTTTTGACGAACAATGGAAAGATGCAGGAAATCCAGAAGGTTCAGAAAATCACTTTGGATTATTCACTTTAAAAGGCGAAGCAAAATATCCACTTTGGGATTTGGTTGATAATGGAACTTTTAAAGGTTTAAAAAGAGGAGGTAAATCCATTACCAAAACTTTTAAAGGAGATAAAGATGCTTTAATGAAAACAGTTTTAGTACCAAATACAGAATACCCAAGATAA
- a CDS encoding DUF4369 domain-containing protein, which yields MKKILAVLAISVLLYACSSKKDGNMIVEGQIKGLKKGKLYLQKMVDTVLVSVDSVALLGTDTFRLTDNVDSPVLYYLTFDGNTTDKRILFFGEAGTITINDKVEVFGFNPEIKGSKNQEILDKYNLVSKKFQSQRLEFIKKDFDAKRANDKDLIQKLEEDYKRMVRRRVLYTTNFALSNADTEVAPYIALTEMYDASLQMLDTVNNKLSPRVKDSEYGKRFQEYLDNIKANQEN from the coding sequence ATGAAAAAAATTCTTGCAGTTTTAGCAATCTCTGTCTTATTATATGCTTGTTCCTCAAAAAAAGATGGAAATATGATTGTAGAAGGACAAATTAAAGGACTTAAAAAAGGAAAATTATATTTACAGAAAATGGTAGATACTGTTTTGGTGTCTGTAGATTCTGTTGCTTTATTAGGTACAGATACTTTTAGATTGACTGATAATGTAGACTCACCTGTTTTATATTATTTAACTTTTGATGGCAATACCACAGATAAAAGAATTCTTTTCTTTGGTGAAGCAGGAACTATTACCATTAATGATAAAGTAGAAGTATTTGGATTTAATCCAGAAATAAAAGGCTCAAAAAATCAAGAAATTTTAGATAAATATAACTTGGTTAGTAAAAAATTTCAAAGTCAACGTTTAGAATTTATCAAAAAAGATTTTGATGCAAAAAGGGCAAACGACAAAGACTTAATTCAAAAACTTGAAGAAGATTACAAAAGAATGGTAAGAAGAAGAGTTTTATACACTACGAATTTTGCACTTTCAAATGCAGATACAGAGGTTGCACCTTATATTGCTTTAACAGAAATGTATGATGCAAGTTTACAAATGTTAGATACAGTAAACAATAAATTATCTCCTAGAGTAAAAGATTCTGAGTATGGAAAGCGCTTTCAGGAATATTTAGACAACATAAAAGCGAATCAAGAAAATTAG